In Spirochaetota bacterium, the following proteins share a genomic window:
- the rplV gene encoding 50S ribosomal protein L22: METRALSRYNRISASKARLVANEIRGFSFPEAIDILKAIPRKASKVIMKTLYSAAANAKYSNPEVRENNLYIKKVVVDEGPTMKRFRPRARGRASRIRKRTSTIEIILSDEN; this comes from the coding sequence ATGGAAACAAGGGCATTGTCACGATATAACAGAATTTCTGCCAGTAAGGCACGTCTGGTTGCAAATGAAATACGGGGTTTTTCCTTTCCTGAAGCCATTGATATTCTGAAAGCAATACCCCGTAAAGCATCAAAGGTTATCATGAAAACGCTGTATTCAGCAGCGGCAAATGCTAAATATAGCAATCCTGAAGTACGGGAAAATAATTTATATATCAAGAAGGTTGTTGTGGACGAGGGCCCAACAATGAAACGGTTCAGACCTCGTGCACGTGGACGAGCTTCACGTATACGAAAAAGAACCAGCACAATTGAAATAATTTTATCTGATGAAAATTAA
- the rpsC gene encoding 30S ribosomal protein S3, translating to MGQKVNPTGLRVGIIRTWDSVWFAEKDEYRKNLHEDIKIRKYIMNKFKTAGIAKVGIERFPDRINVYIHTARPGLLIGRKGVDIENLKEELQKKVQKNVNIYVQEVKKPERVAKLVAEQIAAQIENRFPYRRAIKQAITAAMRSGALGIKVNISGRLNGAEMAREEAYKEGRIPLHTLRADIDYGFAEALTTFGLIGVKVWIYNGDVLSNAEEQEEEKFALRKKSQ from the coding sequence ATGGGACAGAAAGTTAATCCAACAGGACTGAGAGTAGGAATAATACGAACATGGGATTCGGTATGGTTTGCTGAAAAGGATGAGTATCGGAAAAATCTCCATGAAGACATTAAAATACGAAAGTATATTATGAATAAATTTAAGACAGCAGGGATTGCAAAGGTTGGCATTGAGCGATTTCCTGACAGAATTAATGTTTATATTCATACTGCAAGGCCGGGATTGCTTATTGGCCGCAAGGGTGTTGATATAGAAAATTTAAAAGAGGAATTACAAAAGAAAGTCCAGAAAAATGTGAATATATATGTTCAGGAAGTGAAAAAACCTGAACGTGTTGCTAAGCTTGTAGCAGAACAGATTGCAGCACAGATTGAAAATCGTTTCCCATACCGGAGAGCCATTAAGCAAGCTATTACTGCGGCAATGAGAAGCGGTGCGCTGGGGATTAAGGTTAATATTTCTGGGCGCTTGAATGGGGCTGAAATGGCCAGGGAAGAAGCCTATAAAGAGGGCAGAATCCCTCTGCATACATTACGTGCAGATATTGATTATGGATTTGCTGAAGCTCTCACCACATTTGGGCTTATAGGGGTTAAGGTGTGGATTTATAATGGTGATGTTCTTTCAAATGCTGAGGAACAGGAAGAAGAAAAATTTGCATTACGGAAAAAATCACAATAA
- the rplP gene encoding 50S ribosomal protein L16 yields the protein MLMPNRTRYRKVHRGRMKGKAVRGSTIHFGEYALKSLECGEINSRQIEAARIAISRKVKRGGKLWIRIFPDRPFTKKPAETRMGKGKGNPEGFVARIKPGRILFELAGIDDAVAREALSLAAHKLPVKTKIISIHDNN from the coding sequence ATGTTAATGCCCAACAGAACAAGGTATAGAAAAGTTCATCGTGGACGAATGAAGGGAAAGGCAGTACGTGGTTCTACTATCCATTTTGGCGAGTATGCGTTAAAATCACTAGAATGCGGTGAGATCAACTCCCGTCAGATTGAAGCAGCACGTATTGCTATCAGCCGTAAGGTTAAGCGTGGTGGCAAGCTGTGGATTAGAATTTTCCCTGACAGGCCGTTTACCAAAAAGCCAGCTGAAACACGAATGGGTAAAGGAAAAGGTAACCCTGAAGGATTTGTTGCACGTATTAAACCGGGAAGAATATTATTTGAACTGGCCGGTATTGATGATGCAGTTGCTCGTGAAGCATTATCACTTGCAGCCCATAAATTACCAGTTAAAACCAAGATAATATCAATACATGATAATAATTAG
- the rpsS gene encoding 30S ribosomal protein S19, whose translation MARSLKKGPYVDIKLFKKIEEMNSTNTKKAIKTWSRRSTIFPEMIGHTIMVHNGKNFIPVYVTENMVGHKLGEFAPTRTFRGHAGKDDKVAKRGK comes from the coding sequence ATGGCTCGTTCATTGAAAAAAGGACCGTATGTTGATATAAAGTTATTTAAGAAAATTGAGGAAATGAACTCAACAAACACCAAAAAAGCCATTAAAACATGGTCACGAAGGTCTACTATATTCCCTGAGATGATTGGCCATACGATTATGGTCCACAATGGGAAGAATTTTATTCCGGTATATGTAACTGAGAATATGGTTGGACATAAATTGGGTGAGTTTGCACCTACCAGAACTTTCAGAGGTCATGCAGGCAAAGATGATAAGGTAGCAAAGAGGGGCAAGTAA